The nucleotide sequence aTTTCGTTGATATTTTCTGTTATTGTGATGGTTGTTTTAGTTGGATACAATGGAAAATAATACAGGATAGCGACCGTTTTTTACTAAGTAATTTTGCAACAATAAAATAGTAATATCATGAATAGAACGGATGCTGTAATGATTAGAAATTCGAAAGGTATCATTCTATTGTATGAGTTATGATGAAATTCAATAATTTTGATgttcctcttttatagcaatcttCATAATTATAATGGCTTAATGACCATTATTATCCAATTTTTGAAATACCTTGCTATGTCATTGTGCTGACAGTCTTATTCGTGTAATTTTCGTGTATTAAATTTTTAATCTCGGTGGTCCATTTTGACGTAGTATGGTGCATTTCTGGTACTTCTGTTGTGAAATCCAATCCAGTACGTTGCAAGTTCTTGCATATACTTTTCCTTAGTTATAATTGACTGATTTTCTACATTTAAGCTTTTTCTACGTTTTAGAAGTTTTTGTGCTCAAATGGTCCAGCTTATAAATCTTTTGCTACCTCAAATTTGTTTGATGATTAGTtgtgaaagtatttttcttgttaCCTTTGATAGGAATTCAAGAGACCCAAATAATTGATAGATGAGATACTAAGGTCACTATCTTTTATTGATGGATGTGGAGCCATTATTATTCTTTAACATATTCACATATATGATGTAGCAATCTTTAATTGAGGGAAGTGGTTCCGTTATTATTCTTTAACATAATCACACATATGATGTCAAACTTGGTCTTTTTCTATGTTTGGACAGATGGAAATGATTGTAAATTGCATTAAGTTTTTTCTTGGCTTCCCCACATTATTTGTTAGGTAGTGTTCAAAGATCTTGCTAGACAAAGTTATTGGTTTTTGTTCAGGGAGCAATTAGGTTTGTGAGCTTAAGAAATATCTCGCAGTTCAATCAATGAGATGTTTTCTAATTCAGCTACCCAACACAttcagtctgaaaaataattccaTCATTTTTGCATGCTTGACTTATTTTCAAGTGACCTAATAATTTTCAGTTATTGACATACTATACAGTACAAAAACCATGGAAGACAGCTGATGCTAGGCTTGTGCTTGAAGATGGCTCTATATGGAAAGCTAAGTCTTTTGGTGCTTCCGGAACACAAGTTGGTGAAGTCGTGTTCAATACATCTTTAACAGGGTAACTATGTTTCTTCCTTCTGCTGTATTTATGCAATGGTTGCAGTCCTATATCCAATTATAGAACTAGAAGATACCTGCTTTAATGGGTTCTTTTTTGCAGtttcttttttcatttgtttttttAATCTTCTTGACCATGACGCTCTCAAATTAATGTCACATGCTGTAAAGCAGTAATATTTAATTAAACAAAAAGTGGTGTGTGCCATTTTGTTTGACCTTTTGATGCTGAGCCCTGCTTGGAGCCAATTTCATTCACATGGCTCGCACATGAAACTTAACAACTTTCGACCAGAACTGGTTGGATTTTGACCAGTTTGATCTTTGGCTGAAACTGGTGGACCACTAATGATAGGTTACCAGTATGTACCACTTGGTACGGTTGAAACACCcacaacaagaaaaaaaattatttgaattttctGGTTCAAAATTATGGCATATGTACAATGTATTGGGTTGAAAAAATACCACAACAAAGAAATCCATGGGATTATCTGGATCAAATTATGACAAATATCCAGCATATTTGAGTTGGAAAACATCACAACAAGAAAATCTATCAGACTATCAAGAATTATGACAAATATGCAACATAACTGAGTTGTTAACGAGATTAAGATCCAAGTTATTCACAGATCTGGACTTGACTATCATATGGTTCACATTAGTTGCATTTCCTTAGTAATAAAAATGGCAGTCTTGAGGCAGATTCAATGTGTTAACTATGTGGCAGTATGTGAGAaggatatattttgaaatattttttcaaattataGAGATAGTAGAAACTATAATTGATGTCTGGTATATAAgttaatgaaatgcaacttgagaattatttttGAGTTCTCTGGTTAAGGTTATTTGATAGGTTACTGTATGATATACTTTGCAATTTCTATATATGCACTTATCTAGATGGACATTTTTTAATGAACGTGAAGGTTGAAACCTTTTTTTTCCTCTAAAGCATGCGTAGCTGGATTACTCTGTAGTCTGTTCATGATTTGCTTGTATATTATGAGCAAATAAGATTAAAGGATAAGATTTTGGTATAATGGTAAGTTTTCTTGTTGTTTTTTATTCTAGATGACTAGGGGTCAAGTCATGGAAACTGCCTCTCTTCTTGTAGTTCATAAGTGTGTACATTAGTGAAGGCCTTATGCATTGGATTATCAACTTTTGTGATAAGCAAATAAGATAATACAAGATCTTGATCTTTTTTACTGAAGGTGGTCACCATTAATACAAGAACATGATATGAGTTAAGAAGGCTATTTGTatcatttgaaattttatcaGGGTTCATCCTTCCTGAGGATTCTCTAATATGAGGAAGATAAGACCTCTAAAAAGTTAATCCATGGAGTACTTTACTGCTCGAACAATAAAGAAAATAACCGAGTATCCTTAAGAAGCCTACAATGTCATTCTTACAGGCTAGTAATTCTCATTTTGTAGCTGAAACAGACTATTAAAAAAATAGATTCTGCCCTTCTGTTATTGTTTTTGCCGAGTATCTTGATTAGGATATATAGACTTCACTGAGGCTTCAAACCAAAGGAGGGAGTTGGGACTCCTTTCCAGTTCTTATCAGAGGTCATGAACGGTCGTGAGAACCCTGACTGACAAAGGGCTTCCAAGTCCTGGCTGAATAGGAAGTGGTCTGATTGATCTTGCTGCCAGTATTGTCCAGCTGAACTAGTTGTGGCATTGTCAGTTGAACTAATGGGTTTTTTAACTAGCGAAGGTGGGTGCACAGAGCAGGTGGATTAGTCTCATGAGAAACTTCAGTACCAAATAGTTAGAACTCTGATTTATGGTAATTTCAGCTGAAATAATTTCAGGCATTTGCGTGATTCAAGGTGAATTCCTACATAAATTAGCTCAGCTCTTAACTCAGTTTTACAATTCCGGAGTAAATATTTCAGATGTTCACATGGTTTTCatctatggaagtttgcttgtaaatGTTCATTTGCTGGGAAAGACAGGATATAGTGAAGTACTTCTtggatttttttacttttatttgcTTGGGAATGCTCTATGTTTCCTAGTTGCTTGTTTTGGTCATTTCAATTTGGAACCTGATACTTTTAGAACCTAAAATGCTTCTTACCTTTGCAAAGTTCCAGTGTTTTTAACTCATCAAGTATCATACTTGTGATGTAAACCAAAAAAGTTACCTGGACACAGGATGAACCTTGTTTTCTGCTGCATATATTGTTGTTCAAGTGATTTGACATTTTTAGCTACTCTGATGCTTTCCTAGTACAagaaattttaaatttcaaattttgaATAGGTATCAGGAGATTCTAACAGATCCCAGCTATGCTGGACAGTTTGTTTTGATGACAAATCCTCATATCGGGAATACTGGTGTTAATCCTGGTGAGTGAACCGATGTTCTAACAGTGTTGTCCCAGTTTTAGCAGATATTTCATGtgaaatttttctaaaatttaaatTGGTTGATCTATCATCCTACAGATGATGAGGAATCGAGTCAATGCTTCCTTGCTGGTCTGGTGATCAGAAGTTTAAGCATCTGGTACAATCCACTATAATCAATTTGTATGTATGAATGATAatataagaattttttttctgTTACCTAACTACATACTCCTATGTGCCTCCCTTAGCACTTCAAATTGGCGTTGCACGGAATCTCTTGGTGATTACTTAGCAAAGAGGAACATCATGGGCATATGTGAGACATGCCCTACAATTACTTCTTTATTTTAATTTAGTCTTAGTTCAATTCATATGTCTTTCTCATTTTCTTGTGGGGTCATGGTGCAGATGATGTGGACACTCGTGCAATAACACGAAGATTGAGACAAGATGGAAGCCTTATTGGTGTCTTAAGTACTGAAGAATCTCAAACAGATGAAGACTTGCTTGAAATTGCTCATAAATGGAAAATTGTTGGTAGGATTTAGGTTCATAAACTATAATTTCTTCTACTTTGTAAAATTCTTTTTCGTATCTGAAACTGGTGTTAAACTAATCCAGtaaaggctttttttttttacaatagttTTTGTATTAGCCCTagtgctttttttttcttatgaatcGTGATTTTTCAATAACCTGGTAATATAGTGATAGCTTAAGTTGGAGCCTCTATTTGCTTTGATCTCATTTATGCAGTTTTTGTATCCGAAATGCTGTTTGTAGTATGATAGtaataggaaaaatgatcttgttgAATCCTTACTACCATATAGAGAATCGACAACGAGGACCTTAGCTTTCTGATTGGCAACTCTCCCAAGCTATGGTTTTTCACTAATCTTGATTTATGTTGGGACACATTGAAATTCTGCAGGCTTTTAAGATCTTTCCAACTGAAGACTCATCTAATTGCAATATTGGTTTGATCGTCAGAGTATTACTATGATCCATCATATTGCTGTGGTCTGCTAAACTTGATACTTGATTTAAATCAAACTACTTATAACTTGCCTTCAACTGCTAACTTGATGTGTATATTGCAGTATATATTTTGGAAACAAAGTGGGGCTTCAATTACAGAAAGCAAACATTCGGTTTCTTAGAATCTAGAAAAGTACAACCAACACCAGAGCAACTTTGATGATTTCCCTTAACCCATAAGGTTAACTAGAAGGATAATGTTAATACAGGAGACTAAGAAGCATGGAGTTATGTGTAAACACCAACCTCTGTcttgtaattattttttttcacttATTGATTTGATCAGTTGCGATTTTAGCTGATTGCAGTAAGAACAATGTTCTGGGGTTACTTTTTGTTCATATATGATGGTTGGTTACTTGATAAAAATCACATGAGATTGGTTAGTTCTATAATTTGGTATCATGATGAGAAAAcatattcttttcttttgcaGGTGTTGATTTGATCAGTGGTGCTTCATGTAAAGCCCCATTTGTTTGGTCTCAGAAAACACATTCAGAATGGGAATTCCACAAAGATCAGAACCAAGTTGAGAATTTTCATGTTAGTATAACTATATCCATGACAAGCTACTGGTTTAGATGTGTTATTCTGaaaattcattttctttttttcatttcgTGTTGGTGGTAGGTTGTTGCATATGACTTTGGCATCAAGCATAACATTTTGAGGCGCCTGGCATCCTATGGATGCAAAGTCACAGTTGTGCCTTCAACTTGGCCTGCCACAGAGACATTAAAAATGAAACCTGATGGTGTTCTGTTTAGCAATGGTCCTGGAGACCCAGCTGCAGTTCCTTATGCAGTGGAAACAGTAAAGGAAATAATTGGTAAGGTTCCAGTTTTTGGAATTTGCATGGGCCACCAGTTGCTTGGCCAGGCTTTGGGTGGCAAGACGTTCAAGATGAAGTTTGGTCATCACGGTGGTAACCATCCAGTTGGCAACCTGCGGAATGGACGTGTTGAGATAAGTGCTCAGGTTTGTGTATTATCTTATTTAGTTAAGGTTAATACTGTTTCTTTGATATTTCCTCTTGGTTTCCACCACTCTGATTTGAATGATTAGCTTTCATATTTCCAAATCATCAATCTGCCTGATGATCTTAAGGCCAGAAAGCCACTCCTTGGAGATATCTAGGTTCTAGataattaataatttttcttGGGAGAAACTTATCTGAGAGAGCCAAAGTAGAGCACAACTTTTAACATCAAATATTATGTGATGCCTCTACTTTAGaactttttttatataataaacccCATCAATAATTTTATTCCTTTCATGATTTCaagttgtttggtttttcaaaaatttagattctttaatTTGTCGACCTGCAAGTTCTTTTCCGGGTTTCCCCCCCCTTTTCTGATATCTATTGTATTGTTCTGGCAGAACCATAATTATGCAGTTGACCCTGCATCCCTTCCTGCTGGGGTTGAAGTAACACATATAAATTTGAATGATAAAAGTTGTGCTGGCCTTGCTTGTGCGGAGTTAAACCTCATGTCCCTCCAGTACCATCCAGAGTCCTCTCCTGGGCCCCATGACTCTGATCCTGGTAAGAATTATTTATTGTCTGTTATCATTTTCTTTAGTCGATAGAAATATCAGTTGAATGATTCTTTGGCGTGTATATCTGACACAAAATTGAGATTATAATTGAATCAACAAAACTCTATTAACCATCAAACTATACAAAAAAACCATATTTTATTCACATTTGTTAAGTAATTATGTCAAGTGAAGGGTCCAGCTTGATTGTTGAAGCGCAAAATCACAGGGAATCCATGTGATTATATGCCAATTAGCACATAGTGTATAAAAATATTAGCATATTCAGCATACTCTGTTGGAACTTAGGACCATCTATGGTAGAGAGCTACGTGGCCCGTACTTGACAGTTATAGTCTTGGGTTTAAGCTGAAATTTGTCTGAACATTAAGGTGGATGTGAGTTATGTTTGAGCTAGTTAAACCCATTTAACTTGGGTCTTCTTGTTGGGTTACAGAAGCATAAGGCTAGATGAATACTTCTATTGTCACTATTAGGTCACTTTTTGGACACGCTTACCTTAGGAAGGTTGTGCCCGCCAATAGTTTTCACATGTAAGGTTCTTGAGGTCTAGTTTCTGCAAAAGACCATGGATGGTTTTGTTACAATTGGATTCGTGGTATGGTTGCAATAAGCAAAGTGGACTCATCTCATAGGTATGAACTCCATGAATCATGGCATTATTATCCTATCAAGTTTTCAGTACAAGTTCTAATTGCACATGTGGTTGTAACATCAGCTTCATTATGTGGTACATATGGGTAGACTTGGCAACCACTAACTTGATATGAGCTGAAAGAGTTCTTTTAAGTTGGCCTTTGACAAAACTTTCGAATATTGGTGCAGAAAATTTTGTTTGTAGCTATATGCTCGGACATTGGTGTTTGGTTCTTATTGTATCATATGGCCTGGATCCAGAGTTTTAAATGGCCGTAAACAATCTTGGTCACATCCTCGGGTTGGGTTTGAATAGGATAGCAACATGTGTTCTGTGCTATGGAAGATATAAAACATGATGCAAGATCCCAGTACATTTAGTTTTATATCAAGCTTTAACTAATTTCTCCTGTAGTTTCACAAGGCATTGAAATGCCCACTTTGACATTTAATTTTTAGGAATAAAGATAAGATTCAGTACCTTTGATGTTTAAAGGTAGCGGTGGATTCTATACAGCTAGGACATTCTAAAATCTTGAAGATAATATGTATTGATATTTGCTGAATCAACATTccaatcatgatgttcgacttaagCGTAATTAGGTCAAGTGGAATTTGATCACTCTTTGTGCGATCATCATGTTCTTGTGTTGCAGCTTTTAGGGAATTCATGGAGTTGATGAAGGCAAGCAAGAAATGACAATGGTTCTTGTAAAGTCTGAGTCCTGGATTGGGGCATCTTGCAAGGAAAACACCTCTGAATTAGAAAAGCAGACAAGAGGTGACTTAAGCTGATGCAGTCAGTATAGTTAGTCTCTTTGCGAGTGTATTAGTCTTGCCGCTAAAAAATGCCTCTGGATTATCTTCGCTGCTGCAAGCTATTAATTACGTCGGAAAAGCCAGCAAGTTGTTTGTGTCAGCTTCATAAATCTGATGGTGAGCGTCTTTGTTTACCGAAATGCTATTTTTCCTTCTGCAGAATTATGTTTACTGAATTCGCCACATGCTTTAATATATTGTGGTAACCATTGGGGATTTAGTGTTTGTGTCATGCTGCAAGTGTTCTGGTTTCTACCTAGTTGATCAGTGATTGGTAATTTCTCAAGTTAACCAGATTGAATGGTCATGTGTATCTTGCTTTTCTTCCTAGAACTAGTTTTGACCAAAACCATCCTTAGTTTCTTGTCACCCACACAGTGCAGAAATTATGAATctgatataaataatttatatgcaAAACCTAAATTTTTGTAGGCATATATATGCATGCAATGCCTCATATGTTGCATCTCGAATCTATGAAAGGATAGATATTCTAAACCTCTTACCCTTTTTACAGAATGttcattataattataattatatatatatatatatttatataaaatattatttcaaaaGATGTCATCCAACGTAGCTGATTAATCTTTTTACCCTTTAATATTAAGGTTTAAGGATTTAAATTATAAGCTTGCATGTTATTAATGTGATTGCGCACAAATACTGAATGGACTGACATTAAACACTATTCCAATTTCTAGCAAAAACCTTAACCTTAAAATATCTTTATGACATGTTTTTATGAAGATGTATGTTCCGATAcaccaaatttttttcttatattagGACCTGACGTACTCTCGACTAACCTTTCCCTTCTTCTAAACCACTTCTTCTATCCTACACTTTAACCATGAACCGTGATCACAATAAATAAATCGTATACCGTTTCACGACTCGCATTGATCACAATTATAGAAGACCAACAAGGAGGTGCCCGAATTATGGCATTTATACTtcccttttcttgtaaatttccCAACCTGaatcacatacacacacatatatatatatatatatatatatatatatatatatatatatatatatatatatatatatatatatatatatatatatatatatatataaccattaTTAAAAACGCAATTACTGTTTCTTTATTTCTGCGTCAAAAGATTATATATTACCTATTTAATACTATACTATATACCATACCAGGAAGAGAAGTAAGAAAGAACAGACCAGCCACGGTCACTAAAACGTCGTCAAAACGGAAACGTGAAAGAAGACGACGGAGGTAGAAGCACGTCGACGTCACCGCCACAGTCGATGGTCGTCACGGTCGTCAATGGCCTCGTCACACAACGACGCTGCAGGCGGTGTTCTGCTGGAAGCGGACGATTGGCGCCGGGGCGTCGCTTTGTGACTTGCCGCTGTCGACGATGAGGAAAGCAGGGCAGTTGGCCTGGAGGCGGTAGTGGCCGGAGATCCAGGTGCCGACCTTCCACCGGAGGCGGCCGTCGACGCGGACGTAGAGGAGGAGGTAACCGGCGCTCTCGTCTTGGGAGATGGAGTCGGCAAGGTAAGGGGCGAGGGGTACGGCGGTGCCGTAGAGGTAAGGGGACCAGATGGCGACGTCGTTGTGGCCGAGGTAGCCGGGCGGGAGGAAAGTGGCGGCGGTGAACTGCTGGCCTTTGTAGGCGGCGTAGGCGTCAAGGCGGTCGTAGTAGATGCCGATGCGACCGTTGGGGTTGCGGGAGGAGAGGGTGACCTGGAGGACGGAGGTGAGGAGGGCGGCGTCGCCGTGCGTGAAGTTGAACTGGAGGAGGGAGAAGTCCTGGAGATAGAACATGGGCTTGGTGGGGCGGAGGACGAGCCAGACGATGAGGACGGCGAGGAGAAGGACGACCACCAGCGACAGGAAGGCCGCCAACAGCCGGAGAAACAGCTTGTGCCGCTTGTGCTTACCGTGGATGCCGCAGTCCTTCGCCATGATCGatccaacagagagagagagagagagagagagagagtggttgAAGGAGCGGAGTAGCGAGTGTGACTTATAAACGCACAGGTCCGGCTTGTTGTCACAGTCGAAGCGTTCAAGTTTTCTccctaaaaacataataatgagaCCTGCAGTATATATTTACTTTGTTTCCGCttatcttctcttttttcttctgTGTTTTCTCAAACATTTCTTCTTCCTTAATCATAATTAAATTCTAAAAACTAACTAAGGAGTAATCTTGATTTTATTTTTGGTTACTAAACTTGTGAGCCGATGAAGATCTCAAAATCATAATTAGgcgtatttataaaattatattttaacttAATTAAATAATGGATAATTCCTTTGTAGTAATGGTAACTCGGAAAATAGTAAGTACATAAGTACTAATGCCGCTAGTTTGATCTAATTTCGATGGACATCTCATGCCATCTCATGAACCGTATATAAAAGAAAATGCTGTTCTACGACCAATAATAAAACCAATTACCAAAAGCATAAATATGATATCTCTTCTTTTAACACGTTAGAATAAAGTTTGAGAtcctaattatatttatatatatatatatatatatatatatatatatatatatatatatatatatatatatatatatatatatatatcaaggagACAACCAcagctaacatatatatatatcagagaaCCTTTCAAGTTATTCAGCAAAAGATGTAGGGGAACATGAGAACATCATGCACCAAGGGTTAGCGGCCCACGAATGATTCCAATGGGCTTGGATGGCTAAATGTCACGAGCCGCCTGATAGGCTTAATTGCTCTTCAAATTTGTTGATCCAaatagttaataataatataattattaaatttttataagtcaatcttagtcttatcAATTTTCAACGTGAAACTACTCAGGAT is from Musa acuminata AAA Group cultivar baxijiao chromosome BXJ1-6, Cavendish_Baxijiao_AAA, whole genome shotgun sequence and encodes:
- the LOC103988507 gene encoding carbamoyl phosphate synthase small chain, chloroplastic is translated as MISCPLPTSLETLAPTAAAMENPLAVASNVRHLPRHMLFMSFAAHSKRSGKLQVVSVHQRVKAASSLYSDCDVDVQKPWKTADARLVLEDGSIWKAKSFGASGTQVGEVVFNTSLTGYQEILTDPSYAGQFVLMTNPHIGNTGVNPDDEESSQCFLAGLVIRSLSICTSNWRCTESLGDYLAKRNIMGIYDVDTRAITRRLRQDGSLIGVLSTEESQTDEDLLEIAHKWKIVGVDLISGASCKAPFVWSQKTHSEWEFHKDQNQVENFHVVAYDFGIKHNILRRLASYGCKVTVVPSTWPATETLKMKPDGVLFSNGPGDPAAVPYAVETVKEIIGKVPVFGICMGHQLLGQALGGKTFKMKFGHHGGNHPVGNLRNGRVEISAQNHNYAVDPASLPAGVEVTHINLNDKSCAGLACAELNLMSLQYHPESSPGPHDSDPAFREFMELMKASKK
- the LOC103988603 gene encoding NDR1/HIN1-like protein 1; protein product: MFLGRKLERFDCDNKPDLCVYKSHSLLRSFNHSLSLSLSLSVGSIMAKDCGIHGKHKRHKLFLRLLAAFLSLVVVLLLAVLIVWLVLRPTKPMFYLQDFSLLQFNFTHGDAALLTSVLQVTLSSRNPNGRIGIYYDRLDAYAAYKGQQFTAATFLPPGYLGHNDVAIWSPYLYGTAVPLAPYLADSISQDESAGYLLLYVRVDGRLRWKVGTWISGHYRLQANCPAFLIVDSGKSQSDAPAPIVRFQQNTACSVVV